The sequence AGACTATCCTCCAGGGCCACCTACGCTACCACTGATTGGCAATCTTCACTTGATGCCGAAGAAGAAGGGTCATTTGCAATTCCAGAGATGGGCTGAGGAATATGGTCCCATATACTCATTGGTTCTCGGAACAAAGGTATTGATCGTCCTGTCTTCCGACCAAGTGATCAAGGATCTACTCGAAAAAAGAAGCAGTATATACTCCTCTCGACCAGAATTGTACTTGGGAAATGTTATCAGTGGTAGCCTGCGCATAGCGTTGATGGTGGGTTCTAGTCGGACACTTCTCTGATAATCCTTCAGTTGACAGAATATCAGGAATATGGCGAAACCTGGCGATTGCTTCGGAAGATCATTCACAACAGCTTGAACATTAAAGTTGCCAGGACATATGTCCCATACCAAGATCTCGAGAGCAAAACCATGCTCATGGGCTTCTTGGAGAAGCCAGATCTTTTTAGCCACCATATTCGCCGATACACAAACTCTTTGACAGCTCAGATGATCTTGGGATTCCGCACAACAAGCATAAACGACCCCAAGCTGATTCAATTATACAGTGTGAGCATGTAACCTCTGTGTGACGCAAGTGCTGACACAATTTCAGGGATTTGAGAAGTTCTCCGAGGTGGCCGGATCTCAGACAGCCGCCCTTCTTGATGTATTCCCGTTGCTTCGAAGTCTGCCCGATTGGGCCCTCCCGCTCCGGCAGCACGCAAATAAGTTGCACGAGAAGGAGAATGAGCTGTTCATGGGCCACTGGCTGAATGTCAAGAAAGCCATCAAGAACGGCTCTGCTATGCCTTGTTTCTGTGTTGACTTGCTCCGAGCTCAAGACGAAAATCACTTCTCTGATTCACTCGCTGCTTACACGAGCGGATCACTCCTCGAGGCAGGTTCCGATACTACGGCTGCAATACTTATTGGGTGTGAGTGCTTCTGAGCGGATCTAGGCGGACATTTGCGCTGATGTCACTGATACCCCTAGTCATCCAAGCCTTATTGTTGTTCCCAGAAGTCGTCAATATCGCACAGGAAGAGCTTGACCGTGTTTGTGGCGACCGCTTTCCAACATTAGAGGATGCGCAGGATCTACCGTATATCCGTGGCTGTGTTAAGGAGAGCATGCGATGGATGCCAACGGATATCCTTGGTGTCCCGCACGCTGTGACTCGGGATGATGAGTACATGGGCTATAAGATCCCTAAGGGCGCAGGTGTGATGTTGAATGTCTGGGCGGTTCACATGGATCCTAAACGCCATCCTGATCCACGCAGATTCGACCCTGCAAGATACCTCAATGATCATCAGACAGCGGCAGAATCCGCAAATAACCCAGACGCCTCGAAGCGAGATCACTTTGTCTTTGGTGCAGGCAGACGCCTGTGTCAAGGAATGCACATTGCTGAACGGTCATTATTCCTGGCTATATCGCGACTGCTATGGGTCTTTGAGTTCCACAAAGCGCAGGACGAGGACGGCAATGAGATTGTGCCGGATGCAGACGACCTAACGGAGGGACTGATCGTTCAGCCAAACGCCTTCCCAGCGAAAATCGTGCCCCGAGATGCTGGCAGGGTAAAACAAGTGAAAGCTGAATGGGAAAAGATGGAAGGACTGTTGGACGAAAACCTACAGTGGAAGGCTCTTCCTGAGGGAATCATCTGGAAGAGGTATGAACAGAGTGGCTCGCTCTGAAATGGGAAAGGTCTGCTGAGCAGGGTCAACCTTGGAGCGCATCACAATTCGAGCGGAACCTGTAATTGATATTTCCTGGCCATCAGAGAAGAACCGAAGCTGTTCCTTCGGCATGCGGTAGTGACGGTCAGCGGACTTCAAGGATAGTCGAACTGAGGTGAAGTTTGAGTGGGGCGCCGTCCACAAATTAGCAAACGCACTAAAACTGCTAGCTCTTTTGCAATTTCCACTGCATCTCAAAACTGACCGTCAACACTTTACTCGCGCCGCCTCTGATGTTGAAAAGACTGCTACCGTCTTCAGTATGATCATAACAATTCATCGTAGCCTTCATTAAACCAGCTTGTTTCCGCTGGGGCGATCGCGGCCGTTCCGACACGAAAATGACGTCACAGATAATACCGCGCCGCATCCTCCTTTTTGCGTTGGCGTCTTCCAGTTTGATGATCTGGGGTCCTTGAACGGACAGAAAGCTCCATTCGGTGAAAATCAGCTCGGAACGTACCAAATTAGAAGATGTATGATGACAGCTAGCCACGTTGGCAACAATTACGGGCTTACCCTTGCAAGATCGGGGCATACTTCACCGCTTATCGACCAAGCAAAACAAGGCAGATGGAATGTCCGAGTGAAAGTAAAAAGTGGATAGAGTGCACTTCAACGGCTCTTGACGGGCCTGCATTCGCTATTTGCGTTGATACCTGCGCAATCATTGATTCAGGGTCTGGAGTTCAGCGATCTTAAGCCCGCGTTTCCCTGCATTAACCCATCTGCACCGCAGACTCGCCAACTTTGACAGCCGCGCCCCGTAAGCCCACTATAGATCTGCAAACTCTCGTTCCTGTACCGACCCAGTGGCCTGTTTAAGGATCACAATGTGTTACCATAACTTCACACAACAGGTACCGAGTTTCAAATCTCAAAGGGTACACAGCTAATAGATTCACAGTACGCACTGTTCGATACAAGTACTCCGTGCCCACGATCATACTAACTTGACATCAGCAATGGCTGTGGCCACATTGGCGAATCACACCACCAGCCCTGGACTCTCTGCGACACCGCTATCCAGCGCCTAAACGACCTCCGTGGCCCCATGTCTCCTCCTCTGTCTCCACACGCGCCCAACCCCGCACCAGTGAAGCGCTCCGGATCAACACGTCGGTTTTTCTCCCTCAGCCAGACCATCTCCCGTTCAGCCTCCACAGCTTCACGCCGCGCAGTTTCCTCGCCTGACGATCCACGTGACTCCACTGGCTACTTCTCACCGGTAGCACTTCCGGTAGCTGCGACGTTGAACTATGCGACACTGCCAGACCACCAACTCAACACCGTGCGGTGTGGTACCCCGATGAAGCGCACACAGATCAGTCGCGAGATGAACGTGTGCAAAGAGTGCAAGCGGTGGATCGGCGACATGCGGTCGATGATTGAACGGTTCGACAAGACCGGCAGCATTAGAGGAACAGCGGCTTTTGAGGCGTTTATGAGGTGGCAGGGGGCAGGGGGCGGGGAGAGCGAGGGCGATCTGACGGTTCCGCTGGACGATAGTGTCGACGGGGTAGCGTTGGGTGCACGCGAAGCCATCATCTTGGGGCATCCCGGGGCGCAATATTGAAAGCACCGTTATATTCAAATTGATATCCACCTACCTCATCCTAATTAGTCAGCTCATCGCGTTTCCCCTTTCGAACGAGCCTTTTCATCCGTTGCGATAGACTCCCGCCATGTCCGTTCGTTCCAAAGTTGTCTCCACTCCCTCCATCCAGCAACGACGCGCTATCATGCCTGCCTAACCCCCTTCCGCGCACTTCCTCTCCCCCATCACCATCTACCATGAAGGCAGGCAGCACAAGTGACATCATCTGCAGCGCCGGCCAAGCCTCCAAACCGCCCTCTCTCGCCACATCTACACCATCTTTCCCGCTCCATCCTGACCACGTCTCCCATCCCCCCCCCCCTTGCGACCAAAaccaccttctcttcctctcGTTACACTCACTACCGCATATTTACCCCCAATACCGAAATCCCCCCCCTATCTTCTAATGCATGGCGCGATCCTGACACTCCCCTACCCCTTCTGTACCTTTCCGAGCGCGTCTGACTCTGCACCGATAGCGATGACATGATTTACCTGTGGAGAGAGTGGGCGCGTGGGTGTCAGGGCGCAGTGAGTACATCGCTGAAGACGTGTGTGGGCAGGAGGGGTAGTGGGTGTCGAGTTCTGTGCACATTGTGGCGGGTGGGTTGATGAGGATACTGTAGAGAAAGCGGGTGGGAGGTTGTGAGATTGCAAGGGGTTGGAGGAGTGCTTGAGAGGCTGAGAGATGGTAAAAGACGCAGGTTATGCGCAAGGAGCAGTGTCTTTGTTGTAGAAACAAAAGAGAGGTTTGGAGTCCGACACATGGTCCATAGTTTGCAAAATCTAGGTGGTGTACTCCTCGTACGTTCTTCAACTATCCTTGTTCTTTCGTTTATGCTTACACGATGCTCTAGAAGAGCTTCGTCTCGAAGCGCTTGCGCAGATCCTCATACTTCTTAATGTCCCCAACACTAGGTCTAATCGTCTTGACTGCCTCCACAAGGTCAATCTCCTCGACAATGTCAGAACGGCGGCGGAGCGCGTGCTGACCCGCCTTACGCAGCAAGCTCTCAAGATCGGCTCCTGAGAAGTTGTTGCATTCTTCGCGACGGCCCACCTCGGCCAGCTCGGGCCGGATGACTCCACGCTGTCGGATCAGCGCGCGCAAGATATCGACACGCTCTTCAGGTTTTGGTAGCTCGACGTACAACAGCGTCTCCAAACGGCCGGGACGCAACATAGCTTCATCGATCATTTCAGGACGGTTGGTAGCTGCAATGAGGTAGATACCTTCGCGCATGCTTAGACCATCTAGTTCGGTGAGCAGCGTGTTGACGACACGTGCAGATGCTTCGTGTAGCTCGGTGGAGCGCTTGGGCACGAGAGCGTCCAGCTCGTCGAAGAAGATGACACACGGCACGGAGCTGCGGGCGCGCATGAAGACCTGGCGGAGGGCGCGTTCGGACTCTCCGACATACTGGCACGGAGTTAGTCCTAATACTAACATTACAGAAAAGACCGAGCAAACATACCTTGTTCAATAGCTCAGGGCCCTTGACGCTGATGAAGTTTGCTTTCGACTCTGCGGCTACGGCCTTGGCTAGCAATGTTTTACCACAACCAGGAGGTCCCCAGAGTAGCACGCCTGTGGGAGCAGAGATACCGACCTTGGCATATCGCTGTGGGTTTTGTATAGGCTCAACAATGGCCATTTCAAGCTCGTCGCGGACGCCTTCAAGGGCACCGACGTCACGCCATGTTGTGTCCGGCACTGTCGCAAAGCCTTCTCTCTTGGAAGAGGGCGTGATAGTAGGCAGTACCGCCTGGAAAGCCTCCATTGAGATGACTGAGTCTTCAAAACCCACAGGACGGATGGCGTCTTTGTCGCGTACTCGTAGAACTAGACGCCTCCAGGATCGTATTGTCTCGGCATCGTCAGCTGTGACCTTGGTCTCATCAACGTCCATCTCAGTTTCATTCGCTGCAGCTTGTAGTTCCAAAGCTTCGCGGTATCGCTCCATCTCCCAAGTACCCGCTTTACTGACCAAGTCTTTCAGGTCAGCGCCCACAAATCCAGCGGTCATCTTGGCGAGGCTGCCAAAGTTCACATCTTCCGAAAGTTTAGGTTTGCGTGTGAGAGCTCTCAAGATGGACTCTCGCATAGCTTCGTTTGGCACACCCATGTTGATCTCCGTATCGAAACGCCCTCCGCGACGGAGCGCAGGATCCAGACTGTCCGGTCGGTTGGAGGCTGCCAGGACAATCACCGGCTTGCCATCGTTCCCTTCCATGGCCAAGCTGTCCATTGAGATGAGCAGTTGGGCAACGATACGCTTCTCCATCTGACTCTGCGCGTTGTCTCGCTTGGGTGCGATGACATCGATCTCATCAATGAAGATTAGGCAGGGTGCTACCTCCTTGGCACGTTCAAAATGCTCGCGAATTTGCTTTTCCGACTCTCCGGACATGCCTGATACGACAGATGGTCCAAGGATTTCGATGAACGGCACACCCAGTTCGGCTGCAGCCGCTCGGCAGATGACCGTCTTTCCGCATCCAGGAGGGCCGTGCAGCAGGATACCACGCGGGATAGGAATCTCTCTCTGAACGTACTCTTCTGGGCAGAGCAGTGGCAGGACAAGATGCTCTTTCAACTGGTTCATGACCTTGCTCACTCCACCGAGATCTTCCAGGCTAACGCCAGATGGCGGCGCGGTTTCGATCTTGGCCTCTTTTGCCTCCGCCTTTTTCTGTCTTTTGCTCTCACGTTCTCCGCTGGTCTTGGCGCCATCGCGTTTCTTGCCCTTCTCACCGTTGGCTGTGGAGGGAGCCACGGCCCCAGAGTTCGTCCACTGACCGACGATTTGCTTGTTCATCCAGTCAGCTGATTtactctccttctctttctggGCCTTCTCTTCCATTTCGCCAAATTCGCCTTCGATATCAGCAATCTCGTCATCGACCTCGCTCTCGTCCTCTCGCATCACGTCAATCACACGTTCGATGGAGTCCTCCAGCTGCTTCTTGGGTCGTCTCTTGAGGCTAGAGTTGGACTTTTGTATGTACTCCTGAATGGTAGAGACACGCAGCTTGAGAGGTGACTCTGCTTTGTCGTCAAGATACTTGCGCACAATCTGGTAGATATCGCGATCCAGACCCTGCTGGAGGGAGGAGCGGCCGCGGGGCGCCATGTTGAACCTGTACCAATCTGGAAGGGACCGGGTGTCTGAGACGCACAGCGAGGCTCCACGCGATCTTGCTGACGTGGAAGCTCGAAGATGGCTGATGTTCCTGACAACCTCGAGTTCCAATCCACAAATATTTTGCCAGGCCTCGGACCAGGGTCTTAATCGATAAGGCTAGCGCGCCGGCCCAACCTCGGCGTCGTTGATGCGCCCGCCTACGTCAATCAAGGCAGGCACGCGGTCCAAGTCACTTACACTGATGCGCTGATGGGATTACTGCCAGCATGGGGAACTCAGGCAGCTCGAACAAGATCTCTGCCCAGGACAAGTGCGTTCGCGCACCCCAAGTTTCGGGCGCATAGTTAACGGCTGCAGGGCGATCCTGGACATGAAGAACCAGCGCGATAAGCTGCGCCAGTACCAGAAGCGCATCACTGTGCTGACCGATCGCGAGAAGGCGATTGCGAAAGAATGCCTAGCCAAGGGCGATACAAATAGAGCCAAGCTGGCGCTCAGACGGAAGAAGTACCAAGAAGGTCTGATCCAGAAGACGGATGCGCAACTAGCGCAGCTAGAGCAGCTCACGAGCGATGTCGAATTCGCGCTTGTGCAAAAGGATGTGTTGTATGGGTTGCAGCAAGGAACTGCAGTGCTGAAGGAGATCCACAGAGAGATGGGCGGCATAGAGAATGTGGAGAAGCTGCTGGGCGAAAATGCCGAGGCGCGGGCATACCAAGAGGTGCGTCTGACCGTGGTGCTCTTGCCAACACCAGATGGGCTGACCTCGATCATTGCAGGAAATCAGCGAGCTCCTTGCGAACAAGATGTCCAAccaagacgaagacgaagtcGAAGACGAGCTCGAGGCTCTCGAACAAGAAGTCAACGGCGACACGCTGCCCGATGCACCCATCAAACAACCCGAGTTCACGCCAGAGCAGAAAGCGCAGATGGCAAGAGAACGGGCACAAAGAAGGGCTAGAGAGCGTGCTGCtgagcaggagcaggcggCAGAACCCATGTTGGCATAGCGGTCAGCGGGCAGGTATGTGCATTGAGCGAGGCGTTGGGGTCATTCTGAGTACAGCGATAGCATCGATGGTCTGGAGACAGCCTTAGAAATCCTGACAAGAACAGACGGTGCTTCTACTGTGCACGTGCTTACCATTTCTGCCCCAAGGCGCGACGTCCCAGTGACGATCATGTCTTATGATGTACACGATTGCTCACTGCTTCTTCCATCTGCGCACCACACCACCAACCTTACTGCAACATTGAACCACACTTGTCACCTGTGCAGCCGAGCCCAGCTGAGCACCAAGCAACCACGATTCACAGCTCAAGCTACCCCGCTACCCCGCTACTCCGCCAACACCACGCTCCAACGTCACCACCACTCAACATGTCCCACTGCCACGACGAATCGCACGATCACGATCACGATCACGAGCACAGCCATGGCGAGCACGATCACAGCGACGACATCACGCCCGCGCTCCAAAACATACTCTACTCGCAAATCGACTTCAGCGCCCTCCGCACGCTCAACGAAGACGAATCGAACAGCGGGCGGGCCATCTGCCAGAAGACATGGGCACAGCGCCTCGACCCCACGCCCGAGGTGGTTTCCAGCGCCGACGAGCAGCTGCTCATGATGGTTCCGTTCACGGGGCAGGTGCGACTACACAGCCTACTGGTGCGGACGAGCGATTCTCCATCCAGTCCGAAGACGCTCAAGGTGTTTGCGAATTTCGGCGACGACATGGATTTCGAAACGGCGTCTGAGAAGCAGCCGACACAGACGCTGGAGATCAGTCAGACAAACGAGGTGCAGGAGATTCCCGTGAAGCGCGTGCACTTCAACAGCACAAGGAACCTTGCGCTGTTCTTCGAGGACAATTGGAGCCAAGGAGAGGTGGACGAGACGAGGATTAGCTATTTGGCGTTCAAGGGCGACTTTATGAAGCTGAACAAGGAGCCGGTCAGCGTGCTGTATGAGGCTGCGGCGAACCCTGCAGACCACAAGGCTATTGCCGGAGTCAAGGAGGGACTGGGGAGGGGGATACAGTAAACCAAGCGGCGGAGGGGGATGCAGCATGCAAAAGCGATTGTGTTCAAACTTGCTTTTCGCAGCACACGTTCACATGTTCACATGTTCAGCCTTGCTATTCTACACGAGGGTTTTGCGGTCTGCCGTGTCAGCTGAGAGTACCGCCATCTCGAGCAGAGGAACATACATCTTGTATCGTTCGTTTCGTGGGTATCATCTCGCGGCGAGTGCGTCGTATCCAAGCTCACATCTGGGACTGGCCGTCTCTGCGCGTCGGTGGAACGAGGTCCAATCCACGCAGGCCCCAGCCCTGACCTTGCTCTGACTTTTTTGCAAGGCTTGCCCGTCATAGATTCCTCCATCTTCATCCAAATCGCTGTCCATGTCGAATTCTCATCGCAGCCCCCCAGATCAGACGTGCCTCGTACTCCCCAGCACATCGCCATGCACCTTTGTCCAATCAATCTTCCCATCCACATCCTCATCCACCCGCCCGCACACGGCCACACTGTCGCCCCGCACAATGTACAGTCCCAGCGGCACTTCTTCGCTCGGCACGCCGTCCTCGGCTGGTCGAATGATGCGCTCGTATGCGTCGGCTAGCACTAGGTTCATCGATCCGTCGCACGAGAAGAGCGTGCCGACCATGGTTCGTCCGTCGAGCGTCAGGACGGATACTTTTTCTGACGAGGTTCAGGGCGGTGTAGACTACGCAGAGAGGGGAGGGGGGGAGGTTACTGTTGAGATAGGCGTTTAGTGCCATTGTTGTGTAGGTTGTAGAGTCGCGGTGCTTGGGGCGCACGGTAGGGTCGACGGCGCGAGGTGTTGGAGCTTGTGGTCTACGCGTGTAGTATAGACGCGCGGTGATGTTGATGGGTATGGGGAAGAGCGGTTCGAGCAGTGGTTATGAACTTGGTGAGTGCTTTGATGCGCACGCTGCTCGACCGGCAGAGCTTCAGCTTCCACACTGCGCAAGGTCCGTGCGTTGATGCCGGCCAGTTAGATGCAGCTGCTCTCCGCAAAAGCGATTCTGCGCTCGCCCTGTGCTACCGGTATGCCCGTCTTGGGAGGTGAAACGGGTATCTAGTAATCTACACCGTTCAAGAATTGCATGTGCAGCCTCGCCTCACATGTGCACTTGCATCTGTCAACCATCGGCCTTGAGTCGAGAGCTCTGTCTGGCCGCCATCTGCTCGTCTCCAAGACGCCATCCGTCACCTTGTCGACCAGAATGCTGGGGGACATGTGTGTTCCAGTCAATTGGCACTCCACACGTCCAAACACCATGTGTTCGCTTTCCCACTAATCCAACGCTATGGCCTTCCAAGTCGATAATGATGCGCTGCCGACAGCAAATATCACACCACTACCTATGGCGATGACAGCTGCTGCGTTCCTGGGGATTGCCTGGTATCTGATTGTCGAAGTCAGTGTGCGTCTGCTGTCAAGGGCAACACGCCGGAGTCTCTACTTCTGGTCTTGCCTCGCCTGTTCCTGGGGCATCATCACCCATGCCCTTCTCATCACACTCTTGGACTTCAAGGTCTGGGAGAGCTATGGCGCCATTGTCATCATTCATATGTCATGGTGTACACACGTCGTATCGCAGTCCATCGTCCTCTACTCAAGACTCAACCTGGTCCTGCAGAGACTCGAGACTGGACACTATGTGCTCTACATGATCATTGTCAACTCTGTCATCTTCGGCCTCGGAACTGTCGTGCTGGGCATGGTCGCTGTAAGCTTTTCGCACTGGTGCACAGCGACAGCAACAATTAACAAGAACCAGCGCCACCCTACCATGGTCCACAGACTCGGTCCCGCCAATCTTAAATGGGACAAGATCGAACTTGCTGCGTTCTTCGTCCAGGAGACTATGATCTCCCTCCTCTACATCCGCGAAACAGCGCGCCACCTGCAGAATGTCGCTCTCCTCGGCACAAACGCGCGCACTACACGGCGTGTCCTTTATCACCTGATCTTCGTAAACATCTTCATCATCTGTCTGGACTGCAGCCTTATCGGCCTGTGCTATGCAGACTTTTTCTTCCTGCAGGGCTACTACAAAGCCGCCGTGTACGCCGTCAAGCTGCGCACAGAGTTTACAATACTGAACCAGTTGCGGTCATCGCTGCCAGGCTCGTCTGAGCTGGAAAGCGAATTTCGAGTGTATGAGAGGTCGGGAAGTAGGCATCtgggaggaggaggaggaggaggaggaggaggaggcgGGGTCCTGCAGAGTGCGAGGCGAGGCGCCGATAGTCAGGATAGTGACATCCAGATGGTCGTTGTGCGAAGCGGGAGACATGGCGGAATTACGATACAGAAAGACGTCGTTATTTCATCGACGAGGAGGGATGAGAGTGATAGTTTTGAGGCTTGACTGTGGACCAGTTATCCAGACCCTCGACCCTTTCCAAACATTTGTTTTGTTGCAATCGGACTGTATCTGCGCGACTTCTTTGGAACGCTGCATGGTTGAGCAAGAAGTTTTCCCATGATTGAATACATGTGTGCGACGCGCGTCGATGTCGTGTGGTGTATGCGCGCTGCTGACAGTTCGAAGCCTGGACGGGAGGTCGCCGACCTGAATACTTATTCGGCTGGGGTATCCTAATTGAGCTTGGGACAGGAGTTGATTGGTAGTGTAGCATTCGTCAAACTTCACCACTACATGTAATCGCGATACGAGTTGGGTCGCTGAGGGTGTGCACAATGGCGTTGGCAGTCAAGGATGATGCTGCAGCTAGGAGCCTAGCGTGGATGGTGGTCTGGACGATCCAAAATCGCTGAGCAGATCTCCAATCCCGTCGCCCTGTCCACAACCCTCGTCTTTACTATGTAAACACGCCTACCACGATCGTCAGGACTGCATTAAGTCAAAAACCATGCGGCTGCAAATGCCGGTGCTGAACACACAGCCAGATTGAACGAGACTGCGCGAGTGCGATAGGGTCGATGAGCATCTGACATGGTCCCCGCGTTGCGGCATTGACAGAACCATCTACGCCCTACCAGCAGCCCTGTCCTGGGGCGAAG is a genomic window of Ascochyta rabiei chromosome 16, complete sequence containing:
- a CDS encoding Vacuolar protein sorting-associated protein 20, with the translated sequence MGNSGSSNKISAQDKAILDMKNQRDKLRQYQKRITVLTDREKAIAKECLAKGDTNRAKLALRRKKYQEGLIQKTDAQLAQLEQLTSDVEFALVQKDVLYGLQQGTAVLKEIHREMGGIENVEKLLGENAEARAYQEEISELLANKMSNQDEDEVEDELEALEQEVNGDTLPDAPIKQPEFTPEQKAQMARERAQRRARERAAEQEQAAEPMLA
- a CDS encoding Ribosome biogenesis ATPase rix7, whose translation is MAPRGRSSLQQGLDRDIYQIVRKYLDDKAESPLKLRVSTIQEYIQKSNSSLKRRPKKQLEDSIERVIDVMREDESEVDDEIADIEGEFGEMEEKAQKEKESKSADWMNKQIVGQWTNSGAVAPSTANGEKGKKRDGAKTSGERESKRQKKAEAKEAKIETAPPSGVSLEDLGGVSKVMNQLKEHLVLPLLCPEEYVQREIPIPRGILLHGPPGCGKTVICRAAAAELGVPFIEILGPSVVSGMSGESEKQIREHFERAKEVAPCLIFIDEIDVIAPKRDNAQSQMEKRIVAQLLISMDSLAMEGNDGKPVIVLAASNRPDSLDPALRRGGRFDTEINMGVPNEAMRESILRALTRKPKLSEDVNFGSLAKMTAGFVGADLKDLVSKAGTWEMERYREALELQAAANETEMDVDETKVTADDAETIRSWRRLVLRVRDKDAIRPVGFEDSVISMEAFQAVLPTITPSSKREGFATVPDTTWRDVGALEGVRDELEMAIVEPIQNPQRYAKVGISAPTGVLLWGPPGCGKTLLAKAVAAESKANFISVKGPELLNKYVGESERALRQVFMRARSSVPCVIFFDELDALVPKRSTELHEASARVVNTLLTELDGLSMREGIYLIAATNRPEMIDEAMLRPGRLETLLYVELPKPEERVDILRALIRQRGVIRPELAEVGRREECNNFSGADLESLLRKAGQHALRRRSDIVEEIDLVEAVKTIRPSVGDIKKYEDLRKRFETKLF